One window of Medicago truncatula cultivar Jemalong A17 chromosome 2, MtrunA17r5.0-ANR, whole genome shotgun sequence genomic DNA carries:
- the LOC25479762 gene encoding LOW QUALITY PROTEIN: uncharacterized protein (The sequence of the model RefSeq protein was modified relative to this genomic sequence to represent the inferred CDS: substituted 3 bases at 3 genomic stop codons), with the protein MKYSEISHFSHPKHKLRFEHNEFPFKCDGCKEIGIDSRXKCSICDYDLHTHCAIPSTTLFDPFYTKCTFQFMQIPPGNTPHYCNACEKDVNGFVYHCKSCGFDLHPCCAKLPMVLNDGEMKLYLYRKVSSPCHRCGRKARSWSYRSNCKSYNLHVACVREMLVENWYNLYMGHGKGSSRKLEAIIPSLQNTLYRKXRKXRKEGEKKCCEIAGFAVQIVISAVLGDPTTLIAGVVGALMSRA; encoded by the exons ATGAAATACAGTGAGATATCACATTTCAGCCACCCAAAACACAAACTAAGATTCGAGCACAACGAATTTCCATTCAAATGCGATGGCTGCAAAGAAATAGGCATCGATTCACGTTAAAAATGCAGCATCTGCGACTACGACCTTCATACACACTGCGCAATACCTTCCACCACACTCTTCGATCCATTTTACACAAAATGCACCTTCCAATTCATGCAAATCCCACCAGGAAACACGCCGCATTACTGCAACGCATGCGAAAAGGATGTGAACGGGTTTGTTTACCACTGCAAATCCTGTGGGTTCGACCTCCACCCGTGTTGCGCAAAGCTGCCGATGGTTCTTAACGACGGGGAAATGAAACTTTACCTTTACAGGAAAGTGAGTTC ACCATGTCACCGTTGTGGGAGAAAAGCACGTAGCTGGAGTTATAGATCGAACTGTAAGAGTTACAATTTACATGTGGCTTGTGTGAGGGAAATGCTGGTGGAAAATTGGTACAACTTATATATGGGACATGGTAAAGGAAGTAGCAGGAAACTTGAGGCCATTATTCCTAGTTTACAGAATACATTGTAC AGGAAGTAGAGGAAGTAAAGGAAAGAAGGTGAAAAAAAGTGTTGTGAGATTGCTGGATTTGCGGTGCAGATTGTGATTTCAGCGGTTTTGGGTGATCCTACGACTCTCATTGCTGGTGTTGTTGGGGCGCTCATGTCTAGGGCTTGA
- the LOC25479760 gene encoding uncharacterized protein, which produces MEENKKTMEKSVGFTEEQDALVVKSWNAMKKNSGDLSLKFFKKILEIAPPAKQMFSFLKDSNVPLEHNPKLKPHAMSVFLMTCESAVQLRKAGKVTVRESNLKKLGATHFKTGVQDEHFEVTKQALLETIEEAIPEMWYPAMKNAWAEAHDRLANAIKAEMKEAHDQLDSANLIINMEENTGSCFTEEQEALVVKSWNAIKNNSEDLSLKFFKRIFEIAPPAKQLFSFLRDSNVPLEQNPKLKPHAMSVFLMTCESAVQLRKAGKVTVSESNLKKLGATHFKSGVKDEHFEVTKQVLLETIKEALPEMWSPAMENAWGEAHDQLANAIKAEMKKADHDHQANVEDKPSS; this is translated from the exons ATGGAAGAGAACAAGAAAACTATGGAGAAAAGTGTTGGTTTCACAGAAGAGCAAGATGCTCTAGTGGTAAAATCATGGAATGCAATGAAGAAAAATTCTGGGGACCTGAGTCTCAAGTTTTTCAAGAA AATACTGGAGATTGCTCCACCAGCTAAACAAATGTTTTCATTCTTAAAAGATTCAAATGTCCCTTTGGAACATAATCCTAAGCTCAAGCCACATGCTATGTCTGTCTTTCTCATG ACATGTGAGTCAGCAGTTCAACTGCGCAAGGCTGGAAAAGTCACAGTCAGAGAAtcaaatttgaagaaattaggTGCCACTCATTTCAAAACTGGTGTACAAGATGAACATTTTGAG GTAACAAAACAAGCTCTTTTGGAGACAATAGAAGAAGCAATACCAGAAATGTGGTATCCAGCTATGAAAAATGCATGGGCAGAAGCTCATGATCGGCTGGCCAATGCCATCAAAGCTGAAATGAAAGAAGCTCATGATCAACTGGACAGTGCCAATTTGATaa TTAACATGGAAGAGAACACAGGCAGTTGTTTCACCGAGGAACAAGAAGCTCTAGTGGTGAAGTCATGGAATGCAATCAAGAACAACTCAGAAGATCTGAGTCTCAAGTTTTTCAAGAG AATTTTTGAGATTGCTCCACCAGCTAAGCAACTATTCTCATTCTTAAGAGATTCAAATGTTCCTTTGGAGCAAAATCCTAAGCTCAAGCCTCATGCCATGTCTGTCTTTCTCATG ACATGTGAATCAGCAGTTCAACTGAGGAAGGCTGGCAAAGTAACTGTTAGTGAATCAAACTTGAAGAAGTTAGGTGCCACTCATTTTAAATCTGGTGTAAAAGATGAGCATTTTGAG GTAACAAAGCAAGTCCTTTTGGAGACCATAAAAGAAGCATTACCTGAAATGTGGTCACCAGCTATGGAAAATGCATGGGGAGAAGCTCATGATCAACTCGCCAATGCCATCAAAGCTGAAATGAAAAAAGCTGATCATGATCATCAGGCCAATGTTGAAGACAAACCCTCCTCTTAA